One genomic segment of Ctenopharyngodon idella isolate HZGC_01 chromosome 7, HZGC01, whole genome shotgun sequence includes these proteins:
- the si:dkey-85k7.12 gene encoding up-regulator of cell proliferation has protein sequence MTESGSVVFSDLNPGNKYSFHITTVLPNGSRSKETVTYAQTKTNIQSLLDDLGLEQYYPNKLSLSNVLQIDTRSVTDEPAQSLSSLPWLFLKKLMMVNVTARSVKYSCNDSEDWSNLDIYNDPLDFFKDQNSSVNPLDIVTALFLCSDRFLQQEMVSKMSMCQFSVPLLLPNCDTQQCMYMLWAMRDIVKKFRPHSLSDQRGFVEDRIVHSELPLVSFVRLGDCSISKSQLLNKLLSNPQQYHDTFVHRDMDCGDIPRKVSNGLVEMGWYLPCGNKNIDVFPEPVAVANLRGDIRTFETQYSFLCQTSTAVFVFFDNLNTNYKLLTNQHAKAQFFLVGNVQSKAFDLEQLKRTASEMSLKKNNIILKTNQNDANFVKNLHSVVNHIIDNHPKKACLEGMDTIAHELGIQVDEDIQECQKAKMNAHVLTKNIQETLQFKEDQLPLQGKIWKDLAKLEKEECRLRKAGNQNIESYKSDLQIKKTELRKQQSKYDISESMSCFVSALSSSQERSYFLKWMRMNLDNLSRKSLSCLREQYKEKCQRFSENKEEIAQLDQQISNSSLGIEHFLREMGQLYEAAVSLPENVESRQQMLHLPRLCAELMLDGFPLELVDGDASNIPLRWVSDVLLYLNSLVQPNNKIMVVTVLGVQSTGKSTLLNTMFGVQFAVSSGRCTRGAFMQLIKVTEDNKQELGCDYLVIIDTEGLKSPELAKLDDSHEHDNELATLVVGLSDITIINIAMENSTEMKDILQIVVHAFIRMKEIGKKPKCLFVHQNVSDVSAHDKNMRDRKLLLEQLNEMTEAAAKMENKEEYKKFTDVIEYDPETCNWYIPGLWHGNPPMAPVNAGYSEAVYELKKNMINIFRKCKTKTHGNNITEFLEWTKSLWNAVKYENFIFSFRNSLVADAYMRLCTEFHKWEWSFKKHMHSWSTQAETRVSNFETFKLKSDKSDLKDLLCKLKQEAATKLDTLEKTTMENLFKYFEQTEGHVYLVEKYKEDFVSSVKCLRRETESSLLTQLEETVDIRRGMNKLDNIKKTFTDTMEKKVLGLLEKLRKNNSSKSDAHKTDKELDRFFEQIWQETINELSFIELKKINVFDFVFGQLRENMKQKGSSVAEQLTSVNLKNCGTGVFKVAKENFLKKLYKHMFNNSSAVDLQNLADNIIETCYQFVLDKRERHLAYHDNYIQEILHIIDDRLMSNKNKGFSEEFELSLKLHICGFSARTFQDMHDCFIKENDPRRCLDQFKDKYHNDFKDLFHDRDQCQRKAEEFTKLCLMPAVETFIYSSLGPDIVDKMLQGKNAFQFSTRAFFQYSLLKELVNEDKFERYVKYISSYERFVKGWILDQITKQFSNDHEVSELEEGHLRGITKEILEAVKMARNETNLDGIKGFIRCICRKLEQKLIIPKDALETVMVLNNASQEPFADWLTKSVEEMEQTLKEHLKKIDIQGKLLKLKIKPQNELFKRVFGCGKQCPFCSAPCEAGGEAHTDHCASVHRPQGLGRYRYKNSEKLVTSICSTDVHSETRFRCFQTNYNYHPYKRYREIFPDWHIPADASIQASDYWKYVMARFNEKFAVEYNALPADIPLMWKSITKRQAENSLKESFSIK, from the exons ATGACTGAATCAGGCAGTGTGGTTTTCAGTGACCTAAATCCTGGGAATAAGTACTCTTTTCACATTACAACAGTGCTTCCAAATGGCAGCCGAAGTAAAGAAACAGTGACATATGCTCAAACCA AAACAAACATCCAGAGCCTTTTAGATGATTTGGGGTTGGAGCAGTACTACCCGAACAAACTCTCACTCAGCAATGTGCTACAGATTGACACGAGGTCAGTGACAGATGAGCCAGCCCAGTCTCTATCATCTTTGCCATGGCTGTTCCTGAAGAAACTGATGATGGTGAATGTGACTGCAAGAAGTGTCAAATATTCATGTAATGACAGTGAAGATTGGTCAAACTTAGATATTTACAATGATccattagatttttttaaagatcagAACAGCAGTGTAAACCCTTTAGACATAGTGACCGCCCTTTTTCTTTGTTCAGATCGTTTCCTCCAACAGGAAATGGTCTCcaaaatgtcaatgtgtcagTTCTCTGTTCCTTTGCTTCTTCCAAACTGTGACACACAACAATGCATGTACATGCTTTGGGCCATGAGAGATATTGTGAAAAAATTTAGACCTCATTCCTTGTCAGACCAAAGAGGTTTTGTGGAGGACAGAATTGTTCACTCTGAGCTCCCCCTAGTGTCCTTTGTTAGACTTGGTGACTGCAGCATTTCTAAATCTCAGCTCCTAAACAAATTGCTCAGCAACCCTCAACAATATCATGACACTTTTGTACATCGTGACATGGACTGCGGAGACATTCCAAGAAAGGTATCAAATGGATTAGTGGAGATGGGTTGGTATCTACCTTGTGGAAACAAAAACATTGATGTTTTTCCTGAACCTGTGGCTGTTGCAAACTTGAGAGGTGACATCAGGACATTTGAAACACAGTACTCCTTCCTATGCCAGACCTCCACTGCAGTTTTTGTGTTCTTTGATAATCTGAATACAAACTACAAATTACTCACCAACCAACATGCTAAAGCACAGTTTTTTTTAGTCGGCAATGTGCAAAGCAAAGCATTTGATTTGGAGCAGCTGAAAAGGACCGCATCTGAAATGAGTttgaagaagaacaacataatTCTGAAGACCAATCAAAATGATGCAAATTTTGTCAAAAACCTGCATTCTGTAGTAAATCACATAATTGACAATCatcccaaaaaagcatgtctggAGGGAATGGACACTATCGCACATGAACTTGGAATTCAAGTTGATGAAGACATTCAAGAATGTCAGAAAGCAAAAATGAATGCACATGTCTTAACGAAAAATATACAGGAAACACTGCAGTTCAAAGAGGATCAGCTTCCCCTTCAAGGTAAAATCTGGAAAGATTTAGCAAAACTGGAGAAAGAGGAATGCAGACTCCGGAAAGCTGGTAACCAGAACATAGAGTCATACAAGAGTGATCTCCAGATTAAAAAGACTGAACTCAGGAAACAACAAAGTAAATATGATATCTCAGAGTCAATGTCCTGCTTTGTTAGTGCACTAAGTTCGAGCCAGGAGAGGTCCTACTTCTTGAAGTGGATGCGGATGAATCTTGACAATCTCTCCCGAAAAAGTCTCTCTTGTCTCCGAGAGCAGTACAAAGAAAAGTGTCAGcgattttcagaaaacaaagaGGAAATCGCACAGCTTGACCAACAGATCTCTAACAGTTCTTTAGGAATAGAGCACTTCCTGCGTGAAATGGGCCAACTCTATGAAGCCGCAGTCTCGCTTCCAGAAAACGTAGAGTCACGTCAACAAATGCTACACCTACCCCGGCTATGTGCTGAACTGATGTTGGATGGCTTCCCTCTGGAACTGGTTGATGGAGATGCATCAAATATTCCTCTCAGATGGGTGAGCGATGTGCTTCTGTATCTGAACTCTTTGGTGCAGCCCAATAATAAAATCATGGTGGTCACAGTTTTAGGAGTCCAGAGCACAGGGAAGTCCACCTTGCTGAACACCATGTTTGGAGTTCAGTTTGCCGTCAGCAGTGGAAGATGCACCAGAGGAGCTTTTATGCAGCTGATCAAAGTCACAGAGGACAACAAGCAAGAACTTGGCTGTGATTATTTAGTGATAATTGACACTGAAGGTCTGAAATCCCCTGAACTGGCAAAACTAGATGATAGTcatgaacatgacaatgaattAGCCACACTTGTTGTTGGATTGAGTGACATCACAATCATCAACATCGCAATGGAGAATTCCACAGAGATGAAGGACATTTTGCAGATTGTAGTCCATGCTTTCATCAGAATGAAGGAAATTGGTAAAAAACCCAAGTGTCTATTCGTCCACCAAAATGTTTCTGATGTATCAGCCCATGACAAGAACATGAGAGATCGAAAGCTTCTGCTGGAGCAGCTGAATGAAATGACTGAAGCTGCAGCTAAAATGGAGAACAAGGAGGAGTATAAAAAGTTCACGGATGTGATTGAGTATGATCCAGAGACATGCAATTGGTATATCCCGGGGCTCTGGCATGGAAACCCTCCAATGGCACCAGTGAACGCTGGCTACTCTGAGGCTGTCTATGAACTTAAAAAGAACATGATTAACATATTTAGAAAATGCAAAACCAAAACACATGGAAACAACATAACAGAATTTTTGGAGTGGACAAAAAGCTTGTGGAATGCAGTCAAATATGAAAACTTCATCTTTAGCTTTAGGAATAGCTTGGTGGCTGATGCGTACATGAGACTGTGCACAGAATTCCACAAATGGGAATGGTCTTTCAAGAAGCATATGCACTCTTGGTCAACTCAAGCTGAAACCAGAGTGTCAAATTTTGAGACGTTCAAACTGAAATCAGACAAATCAGATCTGAAAGATCTTTTATGCAAACTGAAACAAGAAGCTGCCACAAAGCTTGACACCTTAGAAAAGACCACAATGGAAAATCTTTTCAAATACTTCGAACAAACAGAGGGCCATGTCTACCTTGTGGAAAAGTACAAAGAAGACTTTGTGAGCAGTGTAAAATGTCTCAGGAGGGAAACTGAGAGCTCTCTGCTGACGCAGCTTGAGGAAACAGTGGACATTAGGAGAGGAATGAATAAACTGGACAACATCAAGAAAACATTCACCGATACAATGGAGAAAAAAGTGCTGGGTCTACTGGAGAAGTTACGCAAAAACAACAGCTCAAAGAGTGATGCACATAAGACTGACAAAGAGCTTGACAggttttttgaacaaatatggCAAGAAACCATAAATGAGCTGTCATTTATCGAattgaagaaaataaatgtattcgACTTTGTTTTCGGGCAACTTCGAGAAAACATGAAACAGAAAGGAAGTTCTGTTGCAGAGCAATTAACATCAGTTAATCTGAAAAATTGTGGCACAGGGGTGTTCAAAGTTGCCAAAgaaaatttcttaaaaaaattgtacaaaCACATGTTCAACAACAGCTCTGCAGTGGACCTACAAAATTTAGCAGATAATATCATTGAGACATGCTATCAGTTTGTCCTGGACAAGCGAGAGAGACATTTAGCTTACCATGACAATTATATTCAGGAGATCCTACACATAATTGATGACAGATTGATGTCCAACAAGAATAAAGGGTTTTCAGAGGAATTTGAACTGTCCCTGAAATTGCACATTTGTGGGTTTTCTGCAAGAACATTTCAAGACATGCATGATTGTTTCATCAAGGAGAATGACCCACGCAGATGCCTCGATCAGTTTAAAGACAAATATCACAATGATTTCAAGGACCTGTTCCATGATCGTGATCAGTGTCAGAGAAAGGCAGAAGAATTCACCAAACTGTGCTTGATGCCTGCAGTTGAGACGTTCATCTACAGCTCCTTGGGTCCAGACATTGTTGACAAAATGCTTCAGGGAAAAAATGCCTTTCAATTTAGCACTCGTGCATTTTTCCAGTACTCGCTCTTAAAGGAACTTGTGAATGAAGATAAGTTTGAACGGTATGTAAAATACATCAGCTCCTATGAACGTTTTGTTAAGGGCTGGATATTAGATCAAATCACCAAGCAGTTTTCGAATGACCATGAAGTGTCTGAACTGGAAGAAGGTCACCTTAGAGGAATCACCAAGGAGATACTAGAAGCTGTCAAAATGGCACGGAATGAAACAAACCTAGATGGTATCAAAGGATTCATACGTTGCATATGCAGGAAGCTTGAACAAAAGCTAATAATTCCCAAAGATGCTCTAGAAACAGTGATGGTCCTAAACAATGCATCTCAGGAGCCATTTGCTGACTGGCTAACCAAATCTGTAGAGGAGATGGAACAGACACTGAAGGAACATCTGAAGAAAATTGACATTCAGGGTAAACTTCTCAAGCTCAAAATTAAACCCCAGAATGAGCTCTTCAAGAGAGTGTTTGGATGTGGGAAACAGTGTCCATTCTGCAGTGCTCCATGTGAGGCTGGTGGAGAA